The Anaerolineae bacterium genome window below encodes:
- a CDS encoding 6-pyruvoyl-tetrahydropterin synthase-related protein yields the protein MRCALRQWGRRPPGDRTLWLTLGLTVFAWAPLLSPGYFFKAHDARHSVFFLVEFDAAIRDGAWWPRWTMDQALGYGYPLWLFYPPLSYYVAEAFHLLGLGFTAAVKATYLVGFLVAAWAMYTLVRRWWGPAAGLVASLAYTYAPYHLVDIYVRSALAEFMALAWFPLALLAFDELVARGGRRQVALAALAFAGMTLTHAVTAMTFVPLLAAMVLWHLVWMRRFLIARAGQALAAALLGGGLSAIFLVPMLLERSFIVQEQWMHGTYQYWQHFVYLHQFVSPSWGFQHSVEGPGDGMSFQLGAVITVLALGATIAASARPERGRRQALFMAVATLVVLLGMTSVAEPIWRSLPLLQLVQFPWRLLALAAVTLAILAGAAVAFLPDKDARASAGVIGLLLVVASLSYTVPQFTPITPEDESALAIIRFETEYPDMVGMTAWTSALPSDSPLVAQYREGRPLERMVIVRGQGQVKTTRVGGASIEGWVQADGPVTVQFLTYWFPGWRVWLDGELIPSRPEGPYGLLTIDVPPGEHTVSLRMGGTPARYAGTAISAVSLLLTGIIALVPRRSQEVE from the coding sequence GTGAGATGCGCACTGAGACAATGGGGTCGTAGGCCACCGGGTGACCGCACCTTGTGGCTGACGTTGGGGCTCACCGTCTTCGCGTGGGCTCCCCTCTTGTCGCCAGGCTATTTCTTCAAGGCCCATGATGCCCGGCACAGCGTGTTTTTCTTGGTAGAGTTCGATGCCGCGATCCGGGATGGGGCGTGGTGGCCGCGCTGGACCATGGACCAGGCGCTGGGATACGGCTACCCGCTGTGGCTGTTTTACCCGCCGCTCTCGTACTACGTGGCCGAGGCATTCCATTTACTAGGGCTCGGGTTCACAGCCGCCGTTAAGGCCACCTATTTGGTCGGCTTTCTAGTAGCCGCCTGGGCGATGTACACGCTGGTCCGGCGATGGTGGGGGCCGGCGGCCGGGCTAGTAGCGAGTCTAGCCTATACGTACGCCCCGTATCACCTGGTGGACATCTACGTGCGCAGCGCCCTAGCTGAGTTCATGGCGCTGGCATGGTTCCCTCTGGCGCTGCTGGCTTTTGATGAGCTGGTCGCTCGCGGCGGGCGCAGGCAGGTAGCCCTGGCCGCGCTGGCCTTCGCTGGGATGACCCTCACTCATGCGGTAACGGCGATGACCTTCGTGCCGCTGTTGGCCGCTATGGTGCTGTGGCATCTCGTGTGGATGCGGCGATTCCTGATCGCCCGGGCGGGACAAGCGTTGGCTGCAGCGTTACTAGGAGGTGGCCTCAGCGCCATCTTCTTGGTGCCGATGCTCTTAGAGCGCTCTTTCATCGTTCAAGAGCAGTGGATGCACGGGACGTATCAGTATTGGCAGCACTTTGTATATCTGCACCAGTTCGTATCGCCTTCCTGGGGCTTCCAGCATTCGGTGGAAGGGCCAGGGGATGGGATGTCGTTCCAGTTAGGTGCGGTGATCACGGTGCTAGCCCTGGGGGCGACGATAGCTGCCTCAGCGCGGCCCGAACGAGGGCGCAGGCAGGCCCTGTTTATGGCCGTAGCCACCCTTGTGGTATTATTGGGCATGACTAGCGTGGCCGAGCCTATCTGGCGCTCGCTGCCGTTATTACAGCTTGTGCAGTTTCCCTGGCGACTACTGGCGCTAGCGGCGGTCACCTTGGCCATTCTGGCCGGCGCTGCTGTGGCTTTCTTACCCGATAAGGATGCCCGCGCGTCCGCCGGCGTGATCGGGTTGTTGCTTGTCGTCGCCAGCCTTTCCTACACTGTACCCCAGTTCACTCCCATCACCCCGGAGGACGAAAGCGCGTTGGCGATCATCCGCTTCGAGACGGAGTATCCGGACATGGTAGGCATGACCGCTTGGACCTCAGCATTGCCTAGCGATTCGCCTCTGGTGGCGCAATATCGGGAAGGGCGTCCGCTCGAACGGATGGTGATCGTGCGCGGCCAAGGCCAGGTGAAGACCACACGCGTAGGCGGTGCCTCGATCGAGGGATGGGTGCAGGCCGATGGACCAGTCACCGTTCAGTTTCTCACGTACTGGTTTCCCGGTTGGCGCGTTTGGCTAGATGGAGAGCTGATTCCCAGCCGCCCGGAAGGCCCATATGGCCTGCTGACAATTGACGTTCCGCCCGGCGAGCATACTGTCTCTCTCCGAATGGGAGGCACCCCTGCTCGCTATGCGGGGACTGCTATCTCGGCTGTCAGTTTGCTGCTCACCGGCATCATCGCTCTGGTCCCCCGGAGGTCACAAGAGGTTGAGTAA
- a CDS encoding LysM peptidoglycan-binding domain-containing protein — translation MRQPILRRCPHCGVQVSWRAHTCFMCGVRLDGRSPAHLRSLGIDLLLMMGVLAAAWLLWRHVPRPQEDLFPTPIFATPVAIASPTPVSAVVVSPVATRRAASTFEAIGTPTPIVHVVQQGESLEYIAGFYGVRVSDIVTANALEDPDRLQVGQRLVIPVPTSPPPETMASPTAAAVTHYIVQEGDTLSAIAVRFRVSIAALQAANNLGKSELIRVGDTLIIPTPFPTVPASEPSAALTVTANPTSNSPYRWPAPPLLSPANGAVIASVGEPLLRWAAVGLLDQDEWYVVRLWPADPNLPSPPTYWTKGTSWRVGSEWRPSEVRYGRRYLWQVVVLRAHGEGASRRVIEATSPLSEIRSFTWGEPEEFNAASEP, via the coding sequence ATGCGTCAACCGATCCTCCGACGCTGCCCCCATTGCGGCGTCCAAGTCTCCTGGCGGGCCCACACCTGTTTCATGTGTGGCGTGCGCTTGGATGGGCGGTCGCCAGCGCATCTCCGCTCGCTTGGTATAGACCTCCTTCTGATGATGGGGGTGCTGGCTGCTGCTTGGCTGCTTTGGCGACATGTCCCGCGTCCGCAGGAAGACCTTTTCCCAACGCCAATCTTCGCCACTCCGGTCGCTATCGCCTCGCCCACCCCCGTTTCCGCTGTGGTTGTGTCCCCTGTCGCCACACGTCGCGCAGCCTCAACCTTTGAGGCGATCGGGACACCCACGCCGATCGTCCACGTGGTGCAGCAAGGCGAGAGCCTAGAATACATCGCTGGCTTTTACGGGGTGCGCGTATCCGATATCGTGACGGCTAACGCGCTGGAAGACCCGGATCGGCTGCAGGTGGGACAGCGGCTGGTGATTCCTGTGCCCACCTCGCCTCCTCCTGAAACGATGGCTTCTCCCACAGCTGCAGCTGTCACCCATTATATAGTGCAGGAGGGAGACACGCTGAGCGCCATTGCCGTGCGCTTCCGGGTGTCTATTGCCGCGCTCCAGGCCGCCAACAACCTGGGGAAGAGCGAGCTCATCCGCGTGGGCGATACCCTCATCATCCCCACACCTTTTCCGACAGTCCCAGCCAGCGAGCCGTCGGCTGCGCTCACGGTGACAGCCAATCCCACCTCCAATAGCCCCTATCGCTGGCCGGCGCCTCCTCTGCTCAGCCCGGCCAACGGAGCGGTTATCGCTAGCGTCGGAGAGCCCCTCCTGCGATGGGCAGCGGTTGGGCTGTTAGATCAGGACGAGTGGTACGTGGTACGGTTGTGGCCAGCGGATCCGAACCTGCCTAGTCCCCCAACTTACTGGACTAAGGGGACAAGCTGGCGCGTCGGATCGGAGTGGCGGCCATCGGAGGTGAGGTACGGGCGGCGCTACCTCTGGCAGGTAGTAGTGCTACGCGCTCATGGCGAGGGGGCCAGCCGACGCGTGATAGAAGCCACCAGTCCCCTTAGCGAGATCCGCAGCTTCACTTGGGGAGAGCCGGAGGAGTTCAACGCCGCTAGCGAGCCATAG
- a CDS encoding PIG-L family deacetylase, whose product MPDTKGKTAGSRTLLAVYAHPDDESFGTGGMLAHYAAEGVRVALVCATRGEAGEIADSNLATPETLGHVREAELRCAAETLGLTDLIILDYRDSGMAGSPDNRHPRALINAPADEVVGQLVGIIRRLRPQVVVTFEPNGGYGHPDHIAIHRYTVAAFHAAADPSRYPEQGATWRPSRLFYTGIPRSFFMKLRDRLVALGRDTSFFDRFEVEGFGWPDEEIHVAMDIGAVFEAKWRAFLCHRTQFGPDHLFRLLPEDEIWQMMRYEHFAQAWPPLSHGHRLSDLFEGL is encoded by the coding sequence ATGCCAGACACGAAAGGTAAGACCGCAGGATCGCGGACCCTTTTAGCCGTCTATGCCCACCCAGACGATGAGTCCTTTGGGACAGGGGGGATGTTGGCCCATTACGCGGCCGAGGGAGTGCGCGTGGCGCTGGTCTGCGCTACCCGGGGCGAGGCGGGAGAGATCGCCGATTCTAACTTGGCCACGCCGGAGACGCTGGGCCACGTACGTGAGGCCGAATTGCGCTGCGCAGCGGAAACGCTGGGCCTGACCGATTTGATCATTCTGGACTACCGCGACTCCGGCATGGCCGGCTCGCCCGATAACCGCCATCCGCGCGCCCTTATCAACGCGCCAGCAGACGAGGTAGTAGGCCAGCTCGTGGGCATTATCCGTCGCCTACGTCCTCAAGTGGTCGTCACATTTGAGCCCAACGGCGGCTATGGACATCCCGATCACATCGCCATCCACCGCTACACGGTGGCGGCCTTCCACGCCGCCGCAGATCCGTCTCGCTACCCGGAGCAAGGGGCCACCTGGCGGCCATCTCGCCTGTTTTACACCGGCATTCCCCGATCGTTCTTCATGAAGCTGCGTGATCGGCTTGTCGCCTTGGGCAGGGACACAAGCTTTTTCGACCGCTTTGAGGTGGAAGGCTTCGGCTGGCCTGATGAAGAGATCCACGTGGCTATGGATATAGGAGCCGTCTTCGAGGCTAAGTGGAGGGCTTTTCTATGCCACCGCACCCAGTTCGGCCCGGATCACCTGTTCCGCCTTCTGCCTGAAGACGAGATCTGGCAAATGATGCGCTATGAGCACTTTGCGCAGGCGTGGCCACCGTTAAGCCATGGCCATCGCCTGTCCGATCTCTTCGAGGGGCTTTAA
- a CDS encoding KH domain-containing protein, with the protein MKELVVYMAENLVNDPAQVQVVEKEGARSIILELRVAPEDVGRVIGKNGRVANAMRTLLNVAAARQGKRVILDIVGPRRRPAKP; encoded by the coding sequence TTGAAAGAGCTGGTAGTGTACATGGCCGAAAACCTGGTGAACGACCCTGCACAGGTTCAAGTCGTGGAAAAGGAGGGGGCGCGTTCGATTATCCTGGAGTTGCGAGTTGCCCCTGAGGACGTAGGGCGGGTCATCGGTAAAAATGGCCGCGTCGCTAATGCCATGCGAACGCTGCTTAACGTGGCTGCCGCGCGTCAGGGTAAGCGTGTGATCCTGGATATCGTAGGGCCTAGAAGGAGGCCTGCGAAGCCGTAG
- the rpsP gene encoding 30S ribosomal protein S16: MVRIRLRRQGAKKQPTYRIVVTDQRAPRDGRFIEVIGFYNPRTNPETFQVNVERAAYWLSVGAQPSEAVARLLAKTNVMALAAELKQRAKTAQAA; this comes from the coding sequence ATGGTACGAATTCGGTTGCGTCGCCAGGGCGCAAAGAAGCAGCCAACCTATCGCATTGTTGTTACAGATCAGCGAGCGCCTCGTGATGGGCGGTTCATCGAGGTGATCGGTTTTTACAACCCCCGCACAAATCCGGAGACGTTTCAGGTGAACGTCGAGCGCGCAGCCTATTGGTTGAGCGTCGGCGCGCAGCCCAGTGAAGCTGTGGCTCGGCTGCTGGCGAAGACCAATGTCATGGCGCTTGCGGCGGAGCTGAAGCAGAGGGCAAAGACAGCTCAGGCTGCCTAA
- the ffh gene encoding signal recognition particle protein, translating into MFETLSEKLQKVFDRLASRGRLTEADVDAALREVRLALLEADVNYKVVKAFIDRVRERAIGAEVMRSLTPAQQVVKIVHEELIATLGEPGRLDLSGVPPVAIMLVGLQGSGKTTTAAKLALHLRKLGQRPLLVAADTYRPAAVKQLEVLGAQLSIPVYSEGAQAAPPDICVNAFRQARATGYTVAILDTAGRFQMDEEMMQELEEIQRRVQPREVLLVVNATTGQEAVRVAEGFHRRVPLTGLILTMVDGDARGGAAISIRSVTGVPIKFLGVGEKPDALEPFHPDRLASRILGMGDVLSLIERAEATLDRERAEQMGRRLIKGEFDLEDFLTQLREVKKLGPLSQLLEMLPGFSRLSKQITPEVTDKQMKVIEAIISSMTPEERRKPEIINASRKRRIARGSGTTVQDVNELLSQFRQVQRLMKQFSRGGRGRGGLDGLLGFFR; encoded by the coding sequence GTGTTTGAGACGCTATCGGAGAAGCTGCAAAAAGTCTTCGATCGTCTGGCTAGCCGCGGCCGGCTAACCGAGGCCGATGTAGACGCAGCGCTGCGCGAGGTACGGCTGGCGTTGCTGGAGGCTGACGTCAATTACAAGGTCGTTAAGGCGTTTATAGACCGTGTGCGCGAGCGCGCCATCGGCGCCGAGGTCATGCGCAGCTTAACTCCCGCCCAGCAGGTGGTGAAGATCGTACATGAAGAGCTGATCGCTACTTTGGGCGAGCCGGGGCGGCTGGACCTATCAGGGGTGCCGCCCGTGGCGATCATGTTGGTGGGCTTACAAGGTTCTGGTAAGACCACTACGGCGGCTAAGCTAGCCCTGCATCTCCGGAAGTTAGGACAGCGCCCGCTTTTGGTGGCTGCCGACACATACCGTCCGGCGGCCGTCAAGCAGCTGGAAGTGCTAGGCGCGCAGCTTAGTATCCCGGTCTATAGCGAGGGCGCTCAAGCTGCCCCGCCAGATATCTGCGTGAACGCCTTTCGCCAAGCGCGGGCGACCGGCTATACGGTGGCCATTTTGGATACCGCCGGCCGATTCCAGATGGACGAAGAGATGATGCAGGAGCTTGAGGAGATCCAACGCCGGGTACAGCCCCGTGAGGTCTTGCTGGTTGTCAACGCGACGACTGGACAGGAAGCTGTGCGGGTGGCTGAAGGCTTCCACCGGCGCGTGCCACTCACCGGACTGATCCTCACGATGGTGGATGGCGACGCGCGCGGCGGCGCTGCGATCTCCATCCGCTCGGTTACTGGAGTGCCCATCAAGTTCTTGGGTGTAGGTGAGAAGCCGGATGCCTTGGAGCCGTTTCATCCCGATCGGCTGGCCTCTCGCATCCTAGGCATGGGCGATGTGCTTAGCCTGATCGAGCGGGCGGAGGCGACTCTCGATCGTGAGCGAGCGGAACAGATGGGCCGTCGGCTCATCAAGGGAGAGTTCGACCTGGAGGATTTCCTCACGCAGCTCCGTGAGGTAAAGAAACTGGGGCCGCTCAGCCAACTTCTGGAGATGTTACCCGGTTTCTCGCGTCTCAGCAAGCAGATCACCCCTGAGGTCACCGACAAGCAGATGAAGGTGATTGAGGCGATCATCAGCTCAATGACACCAGAGGAGCGGCGGAAGCCGGAGATCATCAATGCTAGCCGCAAGCGTCGCATCGCCCGTGGGTCCGGCACCACCGTGCAGGATGTCAATGAGCTACTCAGCCAGTTCCGCCAAGTGCAGCGCTTGATGAAGCAGTTTTCTCGTGGAGGGCGCGGACGTGGCGGGTTAGACGGATTATTAGGGTTTTTCCGCTAA
- a CDS encoding DUF5667 domain-containing protein, whose protein sequence is MSDSFDLESILQSSLEYLEQGESIQACLARFPDQAAELAPLLETVVALRSLAGPPPRSKAARAAARARFLAAVKRQQAQMTARTQAPWQRWHEKLSRLLEHPALRQWTPVLGGMFLVFLLISGTMRASATSLPGDWLYPIKLVTEQIQLLVTSDASQRILLEREFRERRRMEAKSLIERGRRARVAFSGFIEEVTPGMLRVAGLTIRLGYETRVWGTPKTGAMAQVDAISQSFGELIALKIEIFEPSTPVLTSVPLLELTATPTSQPTPTRAIRPRVQLPQRRAHRVPVVIPTRPLRSVRLTPIPLSQGVAIPVTPSPLTREAPTVTLSPTDEGIPLTSMPTAEMPVAPSETAPVPTSPSEATPILTEAEPAETPTAPVATLTPPPPEETSQPAPTVVPTLPSQPTAVPAPEEPTSAPPPTVPPLPPTEPPSPAEPPPPPTAAPPPSSPPPSEPGKQLPTPPAENPDG, encoded by the coding sequence ATGAGTGATTCGTTTGATCTTGAAAGCATTCTGCAATCTTCTTTAGAGTATCTAGAGCAGGGAGAGTCTATTCAGGCCTGTTTGGCGCGCTTTCCAGACCAAGCCGCCGAGTTAGCTCCCCTCTTGGAGACGGTAGTGGCATTGCGCTCGCTGGCAGGTCCTCCGCCGCGATCCAAAGCGGCACGCGCGGCGGCTCGGGCTCGTTTCCTGGCCGCTGTGAAGCGCCAGCAGGCGCAAATGACGGCTCGCACGCAAGCTCCCTGGCAAAGATGGCATGAAAAGCTATCTAGATTGTTGGAGCATCCGGCGTTGCGGCAATGGACGCCTGTGCTGGGAGGGATGTTCCTAGTTTTTCTGCTCATCAGCGGCACGATGAGAGCCTCGGCGACTAGCCTCCCAGGCGATTGGCTCTACCCGATCAAGCTGGTTACAGAGCAGATACAGCTCCTCGTCACCAGCGATGCCTCACAGCGGATCCTCTTGGAAAGGGAATTCCGAGAGCGACGTCGGATGGAGGCGAAAAGCCTCATCGAGCGAGGACGGCGAGCTCGTGTGGCCTTCTCGGGCTTCATCGAGGAGGTGACGCCAGGGATGTTGAGGGTCGCTGGGCTCACTATTCGACTCGGCTATGAGACCCGCGTTTGGGGAACGCCTAAGACGGGAGCTATGGCTCAGGTGGATGCCATCTCCCAGAGCTTTGGTGAACTGATCGCGTTGAAGATCGAGATATTCGAGCCTTCCACGCCCGTGTTGACTTCTGTGCCTCTCCTTGAACTTACCGCTACGCCTACCTCCCAGCCGACGCCCACGCGCGCCATCAGGCCTCGCGTCCAGCTTCCGCAGCGTCGTGCCCACCGAGTGCCTGTGGTGATCCCTACCCGGCCGCTCAGATCTGTGCGTCTTACGCCCATCCCCTTGTCCCAAGGGGTGGCGATCCCTGTCACTCCGTCGCCTCTAACCCGAGAAGCGCCAACAGTCACCCTAAGCCCAACGGATGAGGGCATCCCATTGACTTCTATGCCGACGGCCGAAATGCCGGTTGCCCCATCTGAGACGGCGCCGGTGCCCACTTCACCATCAGAGGCCACTCCAATACTCACTGAAGCAGAGCCGGCTGAGACGCCGACTGCCCCTGTAGCCACGTTGACACCGCCTCCGCCTGAGGAGACCTCTCAGCCTGCTCCAACGGTGGTGCCTACACTGCCTTCACAGCCGACGGCTGTCCCAGCGCCGGAGGAGCCGACGTCAGCCCCTCCGCCTACTGTCCCTCCTTTGCCACCAACAGAGCCGCCGTCACCGGCAGAGCCTCCACCACCGCCTACGGCTGCACCGCCTCCTTCCTCTCCGCCTCCGTCTGAGCCGGGGAAGCAGCTCCCTACCCCGCCCGCTGAAAATCCTGATGGATAG
- a CDS encoding sigma-70 family RNA polymerase sigma factor, with product MKTSVMWAGDDAGLFTQAKAFDPAALSAIYDRYESRIYSYIYHRVGDPHVAEDLTAQVFLRVLEAIQNENAWRSSFSGWLYRIAHNLVIDHYRHQARLNHISLDEAPSILAENADPEQAAERQLQGEQLRQAINRLTEEQAQIVSLRFLEGLSITEVAEITGKTEGAVKALQYRAIIALRRLLNHAL from the coding sequence ATGAAGACTTCCGTTATGTGGGCGGGCGATGACGCCGGGCTGTTTACTCAAGCCAAAGCCTTCGACCCTGCTGCCCTGAGTGCCATCTACGATCGCTACGAAAGCCGCATCTACAGCTACATCTATCACCGTGTAGGCGATCCCCATGTAGCAGAAGATTTGACGGCGCAGGTCTTCCTGCGCGTATTAGAAGCGATCCAAAACGAGAACGCCTGGCGTTCCTCTTTCTCTGGCTGGCTTTACCGTATCGCTCACAACCTCGTTATTGATCATTATCGCCATCAGGCTCGCCTTAACCATATCTCCCTGGACGAAGCCCCCTCTATTCTCGCAGAGAATGCCGATCCGGAGCAGGCCGCTGAGCGCCAATTGCAAGGTGAGCAACTGCGCCAAGCCATCAATCGGCTCACCGAGGAGCAGGCTCAGATCGTCAGCTTGCGCTTTCTGGAAGGGCTCTCCATCACAGAGGTGGCCGAGATCACCGGGAAAACGGAAGGGGCGGTGAAGGCTTTGCAATATCGGGCTATCATTGCGTTGCGACGGCTATTGAATCATGCGCTATGA
- a CDS encoding CDP-alcohol phosphatidyltransferase family protein: MLTNLGRQLLASVLTSIANFIRWTGISPNLVTFIGLCFTTVAAAFIVQGQFLVAGIFLLIGGLFDVLDGALARVAGRASRYGAFLDSTLDRYSEGIVLFGVLLYYLQRNSRIEVILIYVAIVGSLLVSYTRARAEGIHVPCQVGLFTRAERWITLVLGLLFDQMLLALWVLAIFSNLTVLHRIYAVWRATGGERGG, from the coding sequence ATGTTGACCAACCTGGGGCGGCAGCTGCTCGCTAGTGTTCTGACCTCCATCGCTAACTTTATCCGCTGGACTGGTATTTCGCCCAACCTCGTCACGTTCATTGGCTTGTGCTTCACCACTGTCGCCGCCGCTTTCATCGTTCAAGGACAGTTCCTCGTGGCCGGGATTTTCTTGTTAATTGGCGGGCTCTTCGATGTCTTAGATGGTGCTCTGGCTCGCGTGGCCGGCCGCGCCAGTCGATATGGTGCCTTTCTAGACTCCACGCTTGATCGTTACTCTGAAGGGATCGTCTTGTTCGGCGTCCTCCTCTACTACCTTCAGCGGAACAGCCGAATCGAGGTCATTCTGATCTATGTAGCCATCGTCGGATCGTTGCTGGTTAGCTATACCCGCGCGCGAGCCGAGGGGATTCACGTCCCCTGTCAAGTTGGACTCTTCACCCGGGCCGAAAGGTGGATCACTTTGGTCTTAGGCCTGCTGTTCGACCAAATGTTACTGGCCTTGTGGGTTTTGGCGATTTTTTCGAATCTGACCGTTCTTCATCGAATCTATGCCGTATGGCGCGCGACAGGAGGCGAGCGTGGTGGGTAA
- a CDS encoding NAD(P)-dependent alcohol dehydrogenase: MLALVLEPNRQLSLREIHIEEELGPRDVRIAIHTVGICGSDVHYYQHGRIGPFVVREPMVLGHEASGTVIEVGREVKHLKVGDRVCMEPGIPDPHSKPTRLGMYNLDPAVRFWATPPVHGVLRPTVVHPADFTYKLPDNVSFAEGAMVEPLAVGMHAANKAQIKPGDVAVVIGAGTIGMVTALAALAGGCSRVIISDVQQPKLDLAATLGPITPVNVTRQNLTETVMELTDGWGADIVFEASGNARAAAGVFEPLCPGGRVVFIGMPGEPIAYDVVAAQVKEARVEHVFRYAHVYPRALALIASGKINLKPLLTDKFAFQDSVWAFEWATRMPPTSVKAQIELPQ; this comes from the coding sequence ATGCTGGCTCTGGTGTTGGAGCCGAACCGACAGCTCTCCTTACGGGAGATCCATATTGAAGAAGAGCTTGGACCGCGCGACGTGCGCATCGCTATCCACACAGTTGGCATCTGCGGCAGCGACGTGCACTATTACCAGCACGGACGGATCGGGCCTTTCGTCGTCCGGGAGCCAATGGTGCTGGGCCATGAGGCTTCAGGCACCGTCATCGAGGTAGGCCGTGAGGTCAAGCATCTGAAAGTAGGTGATCGCGTGTGTATGGAACCGGGGATCCCTGATCCCCACAGCAAGCCTACTCGCCTGGGAATGTATAACCTCGACCCCGCGGTGCGCTTTTGGGCCACTCCCCCTGTCCACGGTGTCCTGCGGCCCACCGTGGTCCACCCGGCCGATTTCACATATAAGCTGCCAGACAATGTTAGCTTTGCGGAAGGGGCGATGGTAGAGCCACTAGCGGTAGGGATGCATGCAGCCAATAAAGCCCAGATCAAGCCGGGTGATGTGGCTGTGGTAATCGGCGCAGGAACGATCGGGATGGTAACAGCCCTGGCAGCCCTAGCCGGCGGCTGCAGCCGCGTCATCATCTCCGATGTGCAACAACCCAAGCTGGACCTGGCGGCGACGCTTGGCCCGATCACACCGGTGAACGTTACACGCCAAAACCTGACGGAAACGGTGATGGAGTTAACCGATGGATGGGGAGCTGACATCGTCTTTGAGGCCAGCGGCAACGCCAGAGCGGCAGCTGGCGTCTTCGAGCCGCTATGCCCAGGCGGGCGAGTCGTCTTCATCGGCATGCCAGGTGAGCCTATCGCCTATGACGTCGTGGCAGCCCAGGTGAAAGAAGCGCGCGTGGAACACGTCTTCCGATATGCCCACGTCTATCCACGCGCGCTGGCGCTCATAGCCAGCGGCAAGATCAATCTGAAGCCACTGCTCACCGACAAATTCGCCTTTCAGGATAGCGTCTGGGCGTTCGAGTGGGCCACCCGAATGCCGCCCACGTCAGTCAAAGCCCAGATCGAACTGCCCCAGTGA